CACGAAAGTCGGCGCCCATTGCCTCATTACCGGCTGGACGACGATCGGCAAGGAGAACGCCATCCACAACGGGACGGCGATCGGCCTGCCGCCCCAGGACGTTAAATACAAAGGGGAAAAAGGCGAGATCATCATCGGCGACAAGAACATCATCCGCGAGTTTGTCACGATCCACATCCCTTCCGCCGGCGGGGAGACGCGTATCGGCAACGAATGCTTCATCATGGTCCACGCCCACGTGCCGCACAACTGCCGGATCGGCAACCAGGTGATCCTCGGCGGGTACGTCGGTTTGGCCGGCTACACGGAGATCGGCGACCAGGTCATCATCGGCGGGCTGGCGGGGGTCCACCAGTTCTGCCGGATCGGCCGGCTGACGATGGTCGGCGCCCAGTCCAAGGTCACCCAGGATATCGCCCCGTTCATGCTGGTGGAAGGGAACCCGGCGCAGGTCCGCGGGATCAACAGCATCGGCATCCAGCGGCGCGGCATCAGCCAGGAATCCCATTCGGAGATCAAGAAAGCGTTCAAGCTCCTCTACGAATCGGGCCACACTACCGCCGAAGCCGCCAAAGAGATCAAGAAACGGCTCCGGCCGCTCCCCGAGATCGAGCAGATCGTCGCTTTCCTCGAACAGGAAAGCCACCGCGGGATCAGCAAGAAGACCGCCCTGGAAGAAGAGGCGGAAGAGCTGCTTCTCCCCGACATCCCCGAACTCGGCATATGAAAATAATGGTCAGCGCCGGGGAGGTCTCCGGCGATGTCCACGGCTCGTACCTGGTCA
This window of the Candidatus Margulisiibacteriota bacterium genome carries:
- the lpxA gene encoding acyl-ACP--UDP-N-acetylglucosamine O-acyltransferase; this translates as MNEVNIDIKEIMKTIPHRYPFLLIDRVIELEEGKRAVAIKNVTMNEPQFTGHFPGIPIMPGVLIIEALAQVGCVMALRQPSAEGKIVLFAGIDGVRFRRQVIPGDQLRLEVETVWVRGPLGKMKGKATVNGEVAAEGEFTFSLADPAAGSAKVHPTATVHKNAVLGKNVEIGPDTVIGADVKIGDGTKVGAHCLITGWTTIGKENAIHNGTAIGLPPQDVKYKGEKGEIIIGDKNIIREFVTIHIPSAGGETRIGNECFIMVHAHVPHNCRIGNQVILGGYVGLAGYTEIGDQVIIGGLAGVHQFCRIGRLTMVGAQSKVTQDIAPFMLVEGNPAQVRGINSIGIQRRGISQESHSEIKKAFKLLYESGHTTAEAAKEIKKRLRPLPEIEQIVAFLEQESHRGISKKTALEEEAEELLLPDIPELGI